From a single Nocardioides sp. dk884 genomic region:
- a CDS encoding ABC transporter ATP-binding protein: MTQMLDTSTSVAASARALTRTYGRGDTLVSALRGVDLDLPRGRFTAIMGPSGSGKSTLMHCLAGLDQPTSGTVTVAGRSLERLTDDQLTTFRREQLGFVFQAFNLLPMLTAEQNIRLPLELAGRQADPERFTRLVEILGLTDRLSHRPSELSGGQQQRVAIARALITGPAVVFADEPTGNLDSETSAEVLDLLRHSVRELGQTVVMVTHELDAAAYADDVVVLADGAVRAHLLDPTPDALVATLRGER, encoded by the coding sequence ATGACCCAGATGCTCGACACCTCCACCAGCGTGGCCGCCAGCGCCCGCGCCCTGACCCGCACCTACGGCCGCGGCGACACCCTCGTCTCCGCCCTGCGCGGGGTCGACCTGGACCTCCCCCGCGGCCGCTTCACCGCGATCATGGGCCCGTCCGGGTCCGGGAAGTCCACCCTGATGCACTGCCTGGCGGGCCTCGACCAGCCGACCTCGGGCACGGTCACCGTCGCCGGGCGCTCGCTGGAGCGGCTCACCGACGACCAGCTGACGACGTTTCGCCGCGAGCAGCTGGGCTTCGTGTTCCAGGCCTTCAACCTGCTGCCGATGCTCACCGCCGAGCAGAACATCCGCCTCCCCCTCGAGCTCGCCGGACGCCAAGCCGACCCCGAGCGCTTCACCCGCCTCGTGGAGATCCTCGGGCTCACCGATCGCCTGAGCCACCGGCCCAGCGAGCTCTCCGGCGGCCAGCAGCAGCGCGTCGCGATCGCCCGCGCCCTGATCACCGGGCCCGCGGTGGTCTTCGCCGACGAGCCGACCGGCAACCTGGACAGCGAGACCTCCGCCGAGGTCCTCGACCTGCTGCGCCACTCGGTGCGCGAGCTCGGCCAGACGGTCGTGATGGTCACCCACGAGCTCGACGCGGCGGCGTACGCCGACGACGTGGTGGTGCTCGCCGACGGCGCGGTCCGTGCGCACCTCCTCGACCCCACGCCCGACGCGCTGGTCGCGACGCTGCGGGGCGAGCGATGA